Proteins encoded by one window of Verrucomicrobiota bacterium:
- a CDS encoding sugar phosphate isomerase/epimerase — protein MKWKLACADFAFPLLPHDKVLDLIAMLEFDGVDIGLFEGRSHLWPSRVFVSPVKSGRQLGRKLADRGLRCADVFLQMNPSFIPYAINHPEAARRQRARNWFLKTLDYAAAAGAKHVTTLPGVNFDGESPSDSWHRTCAELAWRVEQANQHRIVFSIEAHVGSIAPDPKAALRLVRDVPGLTLTLDYTHFTRAGLPDRAVEPLIAHASHFHARGARKGRLQTSFQQNTIDYARVLRAMRKADYRGYVGVEYVWIDWEHCNEVDNLSETIQLRDFLRAKMKSG, from the coding sequence ATGAAGTGGAAACTCGCTTGTGCTGATTTCGCGTTCCCCTTGTTGCCGCACGACAAGGTCCTGGACTTGATTGCCATGCTGGAGTTCGACGGCGTGGACATCGGGCTGTTCGAGGGCCGCTCGCATCTGTGGCCTTCGAGAGTTTTTGTCTCGCCGGTGAAGTCGGGAAGACAACTGGGTCGCAAGCTGGCGGATCGCGGGCTGCGATGCGCGGATGTATTTCTGCAAATGAACCCAAGTTTCATCCCGTACGCCATCAATCATCCGGAAGCGGCGCGTCGGCAACGGGCACGGAATTGGTTCCTCAAGACGTTGGATTACGCCGCCGCCGCCGGCGCGAAGCATGTTACCACGCTGCCCGGCGTGAACTTTGACGGCGAGTCACCGTCCGATTCGTGGCATCGCACTTGCGCTGAACTGGCGTGGCGCGTCGAGCAGGCGAATCAGCATCGCATCGTTTTCAGCATCGAAGCTCACGTCGGTTCCATCGCGCCGGATCCGAAAGCGGCGTTGCGTCTCGTGCGCGACGTGCCCGGCCTGACACTGACGCTCGACTACACGCACTTCACCCGCGCCGGTCTGCCGGATCGCGCGGTCGAACCGCTCATCGCGCACGCGTCGCACTTCCATGCCCGCGGCGCGCGCAAAGGCCGGTTGCAAACCTCGTTTCAGCAGAACACCATCGACTACGCCCGCGTCCTTCGCGCAATGCGGAAGGCTGACTACCGCGGCTATGTGGGTGTCGAATACGTGTGGATTGATTGGGAACACTGTAATGAAGTGGACAACCTCTCGGAAACGATTCAGCTCCGCGACTTTCTCCGCGCGAAGATGAAATCTGGCTGA
- a CDS encoding SDR family oxidoreductase, with protein sequence MGNLQHSGIVHRSRESGSGVAQASSPASSPGVPPGVSAGSGTLPQLAAGTGCTTRILGRLENKVAWISGATSGIGEATARLFAREGAKVALVGRRLAVSRQIAGELKVAGGEALSIACDVSNERQVHTSIRRTVEHFGRLDIIVNNAGLVHIKALHEYTERQWDHVMSVNVKSMFFATKHAIPHLRRSGRGCIVNVGSISSFVGQALTPVYTTTKHAVVGLTKSIALDYAADGIRCNCVCPGITDTPMLREHLNATADPEATLRNRLRRVPMGVSLTPHDVAKTILFLSCEDSSGITGTTLVIDAGYLTAAEWETHGRTAFMAGGKSGKGKL encoded by the coding sequence ATGGGCAACCTCCAGCATTCCGGGATCGTGCATCGCAGCCGTGAATCTGGGAGCGGGGTGGCGCAGGCGTCCTCGCCTGCGAGTTCGCCCGGCGTCCCGCCGGGTGTTAGTGCGGGCAGCGGGACGCTGCCGCAACTCGCAGCCGGGACGGGCTGCACTACACGGATACTGGGCAGACTTGAAAACAAAGTCGCGTGGATCAGTGGAGCCACCTCCGGCATTGGCGAGGCCACGGCGCGGTTGTTTGCTCGCGAAGGCGCCAAGGTCGCGCTGGTCGGACGGCGTCTGGCGGTGAGCCGGCAGATTGCGGGCGAGTTGAAAGTGGCGGGCGGCGAAGCTCTTTCCATTGCTTGTGATGTGAGCAACGAACGGCAGGTACACACTTCCATTCGCCGGACGGTTGAGCATTTCGGCCGCCTGGACATCATTGTCAACAACGCGGGCCTGGTGCATATCAAGGCGCTGCACGAATACACCGAGCGGCAGTGGGATCACGTGATGAGTGTCAATGTGAAGTCCATGTTCTTCGCCACCAAACACGCGATCCCGCATCTGCGCCGGAGCGGACGCGGCTGCATTGTCAACGTCGGCTCGATCAGCAGCTTCGTCGGGCAGGCGCTGACGCCCGTCTATACGACCACGAAGCACGCCGTGGTCGGCCTCACCAAATCCATCGCGCTCGACTACGCGGCCGACGGTATCCGTTGCAACTGTGTCTGCCCCGGCATCACCGACACGCCGATGCTGCGCGAACACTTGAATGCGACTGCGGACCCGGAGGCCACGTTGCGGAATCGCCTGCGCCGCGTGCCGATGGGCGTGTCGTTGACGCCGCACGATGTCGCCAAGACCATTCTGTTCTTGAGCTGCGAGGATTCGTCGGGCATCACCGGTACGACGCTGGTCATTGACGCCGGTTACCTCACAGCCGCCGAGTGGGAAACCCACGGACGGACGGCGTTCATGGCGGGCGGCAAATCAGGAAAGGGCAAACTATGA
- a CDS encoding hydroxyacid dehydrogenase, translating into MSKFIVTLTADFYDSKGACKYQDIGLSVLAEQPHIEQRVFQEHRKQIGADQIGNAQGVIVLTPAVTAESVAKADNLLVVARFGVGYDSVDVKACTVADVLVTITVGAVDRPVAEATVGWMIALSHNVRIKDRLVRTGQWDERAKHMGRELRDRTLGVIGLGGIARKTIELLRGFGMKQPLAFDPFVNEEMAAKASARLVSLEELLRQADFVSIHCPLTEKTRGLLGAQQLALMKPDAYLLNTARGGIVDEDALYDVLKNRRIAGAALDCFAQEPVTAPSRFADLDNVLLAPHSIAWTDEMFRDIGRAACQVMVDLSLGARPHGVLNPEVFERAGFQARWARFRKQHSH; encoded by the coding sequence ATGAGTAAGTTCATCGTCACCTTGACCGCCGATTTCTACGACAGCAAAGGCGCGTGCAAGTATCAGGACATCGGATTGTCGGTGCTGGCGGAACAGCCGCACATCGAACAGCGCGTTTTCCAAGAGCACCGCAAACAAATCGGTGCGGACCAGATTGGCAATGCGCAAGGTGTGATCGTGCTGACGCCGGCAGTCACCGCCGAAAGCGTGGCGAAGGCCGACAATCTTCTCGTCGTGGCGCGGTTCGGCGTCGGTTATGATTCGGTGGATGTCAAAGCCTGCACTGTGGCTGACGTGCTCGTAACCATCACGGTCGGTGCGGTGGACCGGCCCGTAGCCGAGGCGACCGTCGGCTGGATGATCGCGCTGAGCCACAACGTCCGCATCAAGGACCGGCTCGTGCGCACGGGCCAGTGGGACGAGCGCGCGAAGCACATGGGCCGCGAATTGCGCGACCGCACGCTCGGTGTGATTGGCCTCGGCGGCATCGCGCGCAAGACGATTGAACTGCTGCGCGGCTTTGGGATGAAGCAGCCATTGGCGTTCGACCCGTTCGTCAATGAGGAGATGGCGGCGAAGGCCAGCGCGCGTTTGGTCAGCCTGGAAGAATTGCTCCGGCAAGCCGACTTTGTTTCCATTCACTGTCCGCTCACCGAAAAGACGCGCGGCCTCCTCGGAGCACAGCAACTGGCGTTGATGAAACCGGACGCGTATCTGCTGAACACCGCGCGTGGCGGCATCGTGGACGAGGACGCGCTGTATGACGTGCTGAAGAACCGACGCATCGCGGGAGCAGCCCTTGACTGCTTTGCGCAGGAGCCGGTCACCGCACCGTCTCGCTTCGCTGATCTTGACAACGTGTTGCTCGCGCCGCACAGCATCGCATGGACCGACGAGATGTTCCGAGACATCGGGCGAGCCGCGTGCCAGGTGATGGTGGATCTTTCGCTCGGCGCGCGGCCGCACGGCGTGCTGAACCCCGAAGTCTTCGAGCGGGCAGGCTTTCAGGCGAGGTGGGCGCGGTTTCGGAAACAACATTCTCACTAG
- a CDS encoding L-rhamnose mutarotase, producing the protein MKLRPGAHEQYKFAHDQLWPELAAGMRANQVSMAIYRDGDRLFLFAAAPSEDHWQRSRQDPMLARWDARMTEFLETDAQGGIAFTVLPKAFGFGEFK; encoded by the coding sequence ATGAAACTGCGCCCGGGCGCTCACGAGCAATACAAATTTGCGCACGATCAACTGTGGCCCGAACTGGCGGCGGGCATGCGCGCGAACCAGGTGAGTATGGCCATCTACCGCGACGGCGACCGGCTGTTCCTCTTCGCCGCCGCGCCGAGCGAGGACCACTGGCAGCGCAGCCGGCAGGACCCGATGCTCGCGCGCTGGGACGCGCGCATGACGGAGTTCCTCGAAACTGATGCGCAAGGCGGCATTGCTTTCACCGTTCTCCCGAAAGCGTTCGGTTTTGGTGAATTCAAATAA